One genomic window of Methanosarcina acetivorans C2A includes the following:
- a CDS encoding DUF2225 domain-containing protein — protein sequence MSETPQKLREEAVKYFNETLDLMQKGENAEALESLRKAESSAQKAEDGPILFHILKVRGQLLQSLDMLEEALETYAFSLIMSEKLLSEDPENKLYTDTLHLNLNNLGNLGNAFQRMGNFPSSKQAYEIGIEICQNLLNSYPENEFYRMYAGNTLNNLGELLFTMGEPEEAKEKYEEALKTYSLLLKNSPEKPEYLSDTAMTLNNLGNLYSEKGQEAEAKENFEKALEILKKRSEKEPGNEKLREEIRITQEKLEAI from the coding sequence ATGTCCGAGACACCCCAGAAATTGAGAGAAGAAGCAGTAAAATATTTTAATGAAACCCTGGATCTGATGCAAAAAGGAGAAAACGCTGAAGCCCTCGAATCCCTCCGGAAGGCCGAAAGCTCCGCCCAGAAAGCAGAAGACGGCCCCATTCTGTTCCACATCTTAAAAGTAAGAGGACAGCTGCTCCAGTCCCTGGACATGCTTGAAGAAGCCCTCGAAACCTACGCCTTTTCCTTAATTATGAGCGAAAAACTCCTCTCCGAAGACCCGGAAAACAAACTCTACACCGACACCCTCCACCTGAACCTCAACAACCTCGGAAACCTCGGCAACGCCTTCCAGAGAATGGGCAACTTCCCTTCCTCAAAACAGGCCTACGAAATAGGCATCGAAATCTGCCAGAACCTCCTCAATTCCTATCCCGAAAACGAATTCTACCGGATGTACGCCGGAAACACCCTCAACAACCTCGGAGAACTGCTTTTCACAATGGGTGAGCCCGAAGAAGCAAAAGAAAAATACGAAGAAGCCCTCAAAACCTATTCCCTCCTCCTCAAAAATTCCCCGGAAAAACCGGAATACCTCTCAGACACAGCAATGACCCTCAACAACCTCGGAAACCTCTATTCCGAAAAAGGGCAAGAGGCAGAGGCAAAAGAAAACTTCGAAAAGGCGCTTGAGATCCTGAAAAAACGGAGTGAAAAAGAACCGGGGAATGAAAAGCTGAGGGAAGAAATCAGAATCACGCAGGAAAAACTCGAAGCGATTTGA
- the comE gene encoding sulfopyruvate decarboxylase subunit beta yields the protein MYVVNPEEKVIEIMKQTGIDLAATLPCDRIKNLLPLVSENFPEIKLTREENGVGICAGIYLAGGKPMMLIQSTGLGNMINALESLNVTCKIPLPILASWRGVYKEGIEAQVPLGAHLPSILEGAGLTYTIIGETEKLPLLENVILDAFENSRPHIALVSPKVWEASECCAWQAAGMPIKPEIMERTCRFSLTSGTLKPFMLRNDAICTLASELDDEITVTNLGVPCKELYACRDRELNFYMFGSMGLVSSIGLGLALRSEKTVITFDGDGSLLMNPNALLEIAKEAPKNLIIIALDNGAYGSTGSQETCALRYIDLEIFANACGIQNTAKVNSKEGVIEAFRKFKAMRELSFIHVILKPGNTNAPNIPMSPEEATKRFKETLDVKKF from the coding sequence ATGTACGTGGTAAACCCGGAAGAAAAAGTAATAGAAATCATGAAACAAACAGGTATTGATCTTGCTGCAACGCTTCCCTGCGACAGGATCAAGAACCTGCTTCCCCTGGTCTCGGAAAATTTTCCAGAAATCAAATTGACAAGGGAAGAAAACGGAGTGGGGATCTGTGCAGGCATCTACCTTGCAGGCGGAAAGCCAATGATGCTTATCCAGAGTACGGGGCTCGGGAATATGATCAATGCCCTTGAATCCCTGAACGTAACCTGTAAAATCCCCCTTCCGATCCTGGCTAGCTGGCGCGGTGTATATAAAGAAGGCATCGAAGCTCAGGTTCCCCTGGGAGCCCACCTCCCTTCCATCCTTGAAGGGGCCGGACTTACATACACAATAATTGGCGAAACTGAAAAGCTTCCTCTTCTTGAAAATGTAATTCTTGACGCCTTTGAAAACTCGAGACCCCATATTGCCCTGGTCTCCCCTAAAGTTTGGGAAGCTTCGGAATGCTGTGCTTGGCAGGCTGCAGGGATGCCGATAAAGCCGGAAATTATGGAAAGGACCTGCAGGTTTTCCCTCACAAGCGGGACTCTCAAGCCTTTTATGCTCAGAAACGATGCAATCTGCACCTTAGCCTCCGAGCTTGATGACGAAATTACCGTGACAAACCTCGGAGTCCCCTGCAAGGAGCTTTACGCCTGCAGGGACAGGGAACTCAACTTCTATATGTTCGGCTCCATGGGGCTTGTTTCTTCAATAGGGCTTGGTCTTGCCCTGCGCTCGGAAAAGACAGTTATCACTTTTGACGGGGACGGGAGCCTTTTAATGAACCCAAATGCCCTCCTTGAAATTGCAAAAGAAGCCCCGAAAAACCTCATAATCATTGCCCTTGACAACGGCGCCTATGGTTCTACAGGTTCTCAGGAGACCTGCGCCCTCCGCTACATTGACCTTGAAATCTTTGCAAACGCCTGCGGGATTCAGAACACCGCCAAAGTGAACAGCAAAGAAGGGGTGATAGAAGCTTTCAGGAAATTCAAAGCCATGAGAGAGCTCTCCTTTATCCATGTGATCCTGAAACCCGGGAACACAAATGCTCCCAATATTCCTATGAGCCCTGAAGAAGCAACAAAACGCTTCAAAGAAACACTGGATGTAAAAAAGTTTTAA
- a CDS encoding tetratricopeptide repeat protein, with product MARSKVKNLLLLKQIHSAVTQIKKGKLDKALDTLDKAEKSARQAKSTDALYYILFTRGGILYSAKEYDRALETYERALKVGSELLETDSENTDYQHYMGTTLSNTGNLLRKKGEIDRAVESYSSARKIYSDLITKDPENAVYRSYAGENLNNYGSLLLEADSPDSACEILKEAVKIYEKLFEEKPENLGYQAELSVVLSQLGSCLKQQDPEETETAKKALERALEMQENLLSQQSDNEKIKEAITLTKERLEGL from the coding sequence ATGGCCAGAAGCAAGGTAAAAAATCTTCTCCTCCTGAAGCAGATCCACAGTGCTGTGACCCAGATCAAGAAAGGCAAACTGGATAAAGCCCTCGACACCCTGGATAAAGCCGAGAAATCTGCAAGACAGGCGAAATCCACGGATGCCCTTTACTATATTCTCTTTACCCGCGGAGGGATCCTTTACTCGGCAAAAGAGTATGACCGAGCCCTTGAGACCTATGAAAGAGCCCTCAAAGTAGGTTCCGAACTCCTGGAAACAGACTCGGAAAATACCGATTACCAGCATTACATGGGCACAACCCTGAGCAATACGGGAAATCTCCTCCGGAAAAAAGGTGAAATTGACAGGGCTGTCGAATCCTATTCCTCTGCCCGTAAAATATATTCGGACCTCATCACAAAGGACCCCGAAAATGCCGTTTACCGCTCATACGCCGGAGAAAACCTGAATAACTACGGATCCCTCCTCCTGGAAGCCGACTCCCCGGATTCAGCCTGTGAAATCCTGAAAGAAGCCGTAAAAATCTACGAAAAACTCTTTGAGGAAAAGCCTGAAAATCTGGGTTATCAAGCCGAACTCTCAGTCGTGCTCAGTCAGTTAGGAAGCTGCCTCAAGCAACAAGACCCAGAAGAAACCGAAACCGCAAAAAAGGCCCTGGAAAGAGCCCTGGAAATGCAGGAAAATCTACTCTCCCAGCAGTCTGATAACGAGAAAATCAAAGAGGCTATCACCCTGACAAAAGAGAGGCTGGAAGGACTTTGA
- a CDS encoding transcriptional regulator protein — MKDYEVKVLDENDHIFIETLRNLGMSRNVATTMAYLMNVDEASSREIEISTGLRQPEVSLAMRLMRNQSWVNVRSEKKPGKGRPIKIYSLAAPVDEIISYYEDKIYKESQATISAIKKLKVMSKKVPLTPTK, encoded by the coding sequence ATGAAAGACTATGAAGTAAAAGTGCTGGACGAAAACGACCACATTTTTATTGAAACGTTAAGGAACCTCGGGATGTCAAGAAATGTAGCTACAACTATGGCATATCTTATGAATGTCGACGAAGCTTCATCCCGCGAAATTGAAATTAGTACTGGACTGAGGCAACCCGAAGTAAGTCTTGCAATGAGGCTGATGCGGAACCAGTCCTGGGTTAATGTACGTTCGGAAAAGAAACCCGGTAAAGGGCGCCCGATAAAAATCTATTCCCTTGCAGCTCCTGTTGATGAGATCATAAGCTATTATGAAGATAAAATCTATAAGGAATCTCAGGCAACGATCTCAGCAATCAAAAAACTGAAGGTTATGAGCAAAAAGGTGCCTTTAACACCCACAAAGTAA
- a CDS encoding methanogenesis marker 16 metalloprotein translates to MNGALDNTEKPRTIQEIQVKIDAGEAVVLTAEEIGAKVRAGGEIRLEDIDVVTTATRGIMSGTYAVFSFKVSEPDSFVKASKVLLNGVPAIVGPCPNERLGVLDLIVLGTAHSETDSRYGGGHLFRDMVEGKSITVDVTTSVGDFFSVETRLSEMPFARLYATRHAFKNYRAFVNPGKESIKTIFHALPFEGEFRELTFCGCGELNPIQNDPKLETIGIGTRVLINGAEGFVTGQGTRSAPDNPNLTGFADLHDMTPEYMGGFVTSAGPEIVNTWAVPIPVLSREMLENILQLDSQIPLKLVDLAGRLPLCEITYGDVWDNTDLSVKYEPEKCIDCKICCVAEACPMGAVSKGENGAVHNPELCFNCGLCISRCKGEAFSAKLGTVSCAVGGCFRDIKVTLRQSDRARAVKAAEELKAQVLSGKFRLKEPVEKISWRE, encoded by the coding sequence ATGAACGGAGCATTGGATAACACAGAAAAACCCCGGACAATCCAGGAAATACAGGTAAAAATCGACGCTGGAGAAGCTGTTGTCCTTACGGCTGAGGAAATCGGCGCAAAGGTCAGGGCAGGGGGAGAGATCAGGCTTGAAGATATTGATGTCGTAACTACCGCAACACGCGGGATCATGAGCGGAACGTATGCGGTTTTCTCCTTCAAAGTTTCTGAACCCGATTCTTTTGTAAAAGCTTCTAAAGTCCTGCTGAACGGCGTGCCGGCAATAGTCGGGCCCTGCCCGAACGAAAGGCTTGGGGTTCTGGACCTTATCGTACTCGGGACGGCTCACAGTGAAACTGATTCCCGCTACGGAGGTGGGCACCTTTTCAGGGATATGGTTGAAGGAAAGAGCATTACCGTGGACGTAACCACAAGCGTAGGAGATTTTTTTTCAGTCGAGACCCGTCTTTCCGAGATGCCCTTTGCGCGGCTTTATGCAACAAGACATGCCTTCAAAAACTATCGGGCATTCGTAAACCCGGGAAAAGAGTCTATTAAAACTATTTTTCATGCTTTACCCTTTGAAGGCGAATTCAGGGAACTGACCTTCTGCGGCTGTGGCGAGTTAAACCCGATTCAAAATGACCCCAAGCTCGAGACAATAGGAATAGGGACAAGAGTCCTGATCAACGGGGCCGAAGGGTTCGTTACAGGTCAGGGTACTCGCAGTGCTCCGGATAATCCCAATCTTACGGGTTTTGCAGACCTCCATGACATGACTCCAGAGTATATGGGAGGCTTTGTAACTTCAGCAGGTCCCGAAATTGTCAACACCTGGGCAGTTCCCATCCCTGTCCTTTCCCGGGAAATGCTGGAAAATATCCTTCAGCTGGACAGCCAGATCCCGCTCAAACTGGTAGACCTTGCAGGCAGGCTCCCTCTTTGCGAGATCACCTACGGGGATGTCTGGGATAACACCGACCTGAGTGTAAAATACGAGCCCGAAAAATGCATTGATTGCAAGATCTGCTGCGTGGCCGAGGCATGCCCCATGGGGGCAGTCAGCAAAGGAGAAAACGGAGCAGTGCACAATCCGGAACTCTGTTTTAACTGCGGACTCTGTATCTCAAGGTGCAAAGGAGAAGCCTTCAGCGCAAAGCTCGGGACTGTCAGCTGTGCAGTCGGAGGCTGTTTCAGAGATATAAAAGTAACCCTGCGCCAGTCAGACCGGGCAAGAGCGGTAAAAGCCGCAGAAGAACTTAAAGCTCAGGTCCTTTCAGGAAAATTCAGACTCAAGGAACCGGTGGAGAAAATAAGCTGGAGAGAATAA
- a CDS encoding tetratricopeptide repeat protein has protein sequence MQKRQNKEALEELEKAEEAAKQAKANDILIHTVNLRGQLMLTLGALDEVLRICGFASNFFADILLKDPENEFFQQSFQMNLNNLGTTGNFYHNTGRFPQAKKAYETGLGITLKLLQSSPQDDFLQNYTGTTLNNLGNLLSDMGRIEDAKNRYEKALEMREKLLEKDPENVAYQSYVGGTLNNLGNLLKNMGRIEDAKNRYEKALEMREKLLEKDPENVAYQSYVAMTLNNLGNLLKNMGRIEDAKNKYEKALEMREKLLEKDPENVAYQSDVAMTLNNLGTLLSDLGKIEDAKNRYEKALEIYEKLLENDPENVAYQSYVAMALNNLGNLLKNMGRIEDAKNRYEKALEMREKLLENDPENVAYQSDVAMTLNNLGTLLSDMGRIEDAKNRYEKALEIYEKLLEKDPENIAYQSDIGGTLNNLGTLLSDMGRIEDAKNRYEKALEIYEKLLEKDPENIAYQSEVGGTLNNLGTLLSDMGRIEDAKNRYEKALEIYEKLLEKDPENIAYQSEVGTMLNNLGNLLSDMGRIEDAKNRYKKALEIYEKLLEKDPENIAYQSYVGGTLNNLGNLLSDMGRIEDAKNRYKKALEIYEKLLEKDPENVAYQSYVGTMLNNLGTLLSDMGRIEDAKNRYKKALEIYEKLLEKDPENVAYQSYVGGTLNNLGNLLSDMGRIEDAKNRYKKALGIYEKLLEKDPGNLAYHSEVNTIQCKVKKVKGSGRC, from the coding sequence ATGCAAAAAAGACAAAACAAAGAAGCTTTAGAAGAACTTGAAAAAGCTGAAGAAGCTGCAAAGCAAGCGAAAGCAAACGACATTCTCATCCATACCGTGAACCTGAGAGGGCAGCTTATGCTTACTCTGGGCGCTCTCGATGAAGTCCTAAGGATCTGCGGATTCGCTTCAAACTTTTTTGCGGACATACTTTTGAAAGACCCCGAAAATGAATTCTTCCAGCAAAGTTTTCAGATGAACCTCAACAACCTCGGAACTACCGGCAACTTTTACCATAACACAGGAAGATTCCCTCAAGCAAAAAAAGCCTATGAAACCGGACTTGGCATCACTCTAAAACTTCTGCAATCTTCTCCTCAAGACGATTTTTTACAAAACTATACCGGAACGACGCTAAACAATCTAGGAAACTTGCTTTCGGATATGGGGAGAATTGAAGACGCGAAAAACAGGTACGAAAAAGCACTCGAAATGAGAGAAAAACTACTCGAAAAAGACCCCGAAAATGTAGCATACCAATCATACGTAGGAGGGACACTAAACAATTTAGGAAACTTGCTTAAAAATATGGGGCGCATCGAAGACGCGAAAAACAGGTACGAAAAAGCACTCGAAATGAGAGAAAAACTACTCGAAAAAGACCCCGAAAATGTAGCATACCAATCATACGTAGCAATGACGCTAAACAATTTAGGAAACTTGCTTAAAAATATGGGGCGCATCGAAGACGCGAAAAACAAGTACGAAAAAGCACTCGAAATGAGAGAAAAACTACTCGAAAAAGACCCCGAAAATGTAGCATACCAATCAGACGTAGCAATGACGCTAAACAATTTAGGGACATTGCTTTCGGATTTGGGGAAAATTGAAGATGCGAAAAACAGGTACGAAAAAGCACTCGAAATTTACGAAAAACTACTCGAAAATGATCCCGAAAATGTAGCATACCAATCTTACGTAGCAATGGCGTTAAACAATTTAGGAAACTTGCTTAAAAATATGGGGAGAATTGAAGACGCAAAAAACAGGTACGAAAAAGCACTCGAAATGAGAGAAAAACTACTCGAAAACGACCCCGAAAATGTAGCATACCAATCAGACGTAGCAATGACGCTAAACAATTTAGGGACATTGCTTTCGGATATGGGGAGAATTGAAGATGCGAAAAACAGGTACGAAAAAGCACTCGAAATTTACGAAAAACTACTCGAAAAAGACCCCGAAAATATAGCATACCAATCAGACATAGGAGGGACACTAAACAATTTAGGGACATTGCTTTCGGATATGGGGAGAATTGAAGATGCGAAAAACAGGTACGAAAAAGCACTCGAAATTTACGAAAAACTACTCGAAAAAGACCCCGAAAATATAGCATACCAATCAGAAGTAGGAGGGACACTAAACAATTTAGGGACATTGCTTTCGGATATGGGGAGAATTGAAGACGCGAAAAACAGGTACGAAAAAGCACTCGAAATTTACGAAAAACTACTCGAAAAAGACCCCGAAAATATAGCATACCAATCAGAAGTAGGAACGATGCTAAACAATTTAGGAAACTTGCTTTCGGATATGGGGAGAATTGAAGACGCGAAAAACAGATACAAAAAAGCACTCGAAATTTACGAAAAACTACTCGAAAAAGACCCCGAAAATATAGCATACCAATCTTACGTAGGAGGGACACTCAACAATTTAGGAAACTTGCTTTCGGATATGGGGAGAATTGAAGACGCGAAAAACAGATACAAAAAAGCACTCGAAATTTACGAAAAACTACTCGAAAAAGACCCCGAAAATGTAGCATACCAATCATACGTAGGAACTATGCTAAACAATTTAGGGACATTGCTTTCGGATATGGGGAGAATTGAAGACGCGAAAAACAGATACAAAAAAGCACTCGAAATTTACGAAAAACTACTCGAAAAAGACCCCGAAAATGTAGCATACCAATCTTACGTAGGAGGGACACTCAACAATTTAGGAAACTTGCTTTCGGATATGGGGAGAATTGAAGACGCGAAAAACAGATACAAAAAAGCACTCGGAATTTACGAAAAACTACTCGAAAAAGACCCCGGAAACTTAGCATATCACTCAGAAGTGAACACGATCCAATGTAAAGTAAAAAAAGTTAAAGGTTCCGGGAGATGTTGA
- a CDS encoding zinc ribbon domain-containing protein — MSKNINFVCPKCGNNSYVLGEIRATGGFLSKVLDVQNKKFTHVTCKRCKYTEFYQADSSTLGNIFDLFT, encoded by the coding sequence ATGAGCAAAAATATTAATTTCGTCTGTCCAAAATGCGGAAACAACTCCTACGTTCTAGGTGAGATCCGCGCAACAGGCGGTTTCCTCAGTAAAGTCCTCGATGTCCAGAACAAAAAATTCACTCATGTCACCTGCAAACGCTGCAAATACACCGAATTCTACCAGGCAGACAGCAGCACGCTTGGAAATATCTTCGACCTGTTCACCTGA
- a CDS encoding nitrilase-related carbon-nitrogen hydrolase, with product MSDNKESLTDTEEKNIDCFEEIKTSLEYVLTVSENQLKIDIENDAYQSLVVTTSNSLSSLFQHVGLIEIAKKHLKRSIELCNKKIEADPHNLAYKLDRAKAIYILRKVENFLFKRTLSKDSESVQKTHQKTTSISSYENNYYNSLVENIELIKQTEKEDEDYESFENLYSQLIDEMKSFNPEIFYNNWKLTIKFDSKKVKGKLTIKIGATTFFDRQLTEEEAKYNEIEIDLRERKYFPKGKEFITFEIPNHMPIIKEFDYFETIDGKHKTRILQHDCCGNLFTGKNLRIAAVQLKYNAYKENSVVKIMADEAYHRKILAVLKALRGETDIIVFPEFSIPFDFLEEIQQFSDENRIIVVAGSHYVIDENIEKYGKLFIHEFEEADLLKNVSPIVIPSSKIVHNEKYLGARIEEPVFFEDGMEPGEINHIFKLQENLNIGILICYEFLNTELRHRLVPICNVILVPQTNPKPQSFYEMALNDINRPLGGGNTAFVMANGIFTVDGEKGIQGGYTGIALTLDKHSKTLEEEGIIFPVGGSMEQLVFLASINTDYFPAWEGQVGQVPITTRLIHIFEESEILRNPEGNGKEFIELIRKINSCENREKLRELLEKNRRDLKNSEDADKGKEKSLIEQYSPLMNKHIQNIENLKLEKMKKKCCCILIPAE from the coding sequence ATGTCAGATAATAAAGAGTCTTTAACTGATACTGAAGAAAAAAATATTGATTGTTTTGAAGAAATAAAGACAAGTCTTGAATATGTTTTAACTGTATCCGAAAATCAACTTAAAATTGATATTGAAAATGATGCATACCAATCATTAGTTGTCACAACTTCGAATAGCCTCTCATCCTTATTTCAGCATGTTGGTTTGATAGAAATAGCTAAGAAACACTTAAAGCGATCAATTGAACTTTGTAATAAAAAAATAGAGGCAGATCCACATAACTTGGCTTACAAATTAGATAGGGCAAAAGCTATATACATTCTAAGGAAAGTAGAGAATTTTTTATTTAAACGTACTTTGAGTAAAGATAGTGAAAGCGTACAAAAAACCCATCAAAAAACAACAAGTATCTCTAGCTACGAGAATAATTATTACAATAGTTTAGTTGAAAACATCGAATTAATCAAGCAAACGGAAAAAGAAGATGAAGATTACGAATCATTTGAAAATTTATACTCTCAGTTAATCGATGAAATGAAAAGTTTTAATCCAGAAATTTTCTACAACAACTGGAAACTAACAATCAAATTTGACTCCAAAAAAGTTAAAGGAAAACTGACAATAAAAATTGGAGCCACCACATTTTTTGATCGTCAACTAACTGAAGAAGAGGCAAAATATAACGAAATTGAAATCGATTTACGGGAGAGGAAATATTTTCCCAAAGGAAAAGAGTTTATCACCTTTGAAATTCCAAACCATATGCCAATAATAAAGGAATTTGACTATTTTGAAACAATAGATGGAAAACACAAAACAAGAATCTTGCAACATGATTGTTGTGGAAATCTATTTACTGGAAAGAACTTGCGGATTGCAGCAGTTCAGCTCAAGTACAATGCATATAAGGAAAATTCGGTTGTGAAAATCATGGCTGATGAAGCCTATCACCGAAAAATATTGGCGGTTCTTAAAGCTTTAAGGGGAGAAACAGACATTATAGTTTTTCCTGAATTTTCTATCCCATTTGATTTTCTTGAAGAGATACAGCAATTCTCAGATGAAAACAGAATTATTGTTGTGGCTGGAAGCCACTATGTCATCGATGAAAATATCGAAAAATATGGGAAACTATTCATTCACGAATTCGAAGAGGCAGACTTATTAAAAAATGTTTCACCTATTGTGATTCCTTCATCGAAAATAGTACATAATGAAAAGTATTTAGGAGCAAGAATAGAAGAACCTGTATTTTTTGAAGATGGAATGGAACCGGGAGAAATAAACCACATTTTCAAACTTCAAGAAAACCTCAACATTGGAATTTTGATTTGCTATGAGTTTCTGAATACAGAGTTGAGACATCGCTTAGTTCCGATTTGTAATGTAATTCTTGTACCACAGACAAACCCGAAGCCTCAAAGCTTCTACGAAATGGCTTTGAATGATATTAATCGTCCTCTGGGAGGAGGAAATACGGCTTTTGTTATGGCAAACGGGATCTTTACTGTCGATGGAGAAAAAGGGATTCAGGGAGGATATACAGGGATTGCCTTAACGCTGGACAAGCACTCAAAAACGCTAGAAGAAGAAGGTATTATCTTTCCTGTTGGGGGATCCATGGAGCAGCTTGTATTTTTAGCTTCTATAAACACTGACTATTTCCCTGCCTGGGAAGGCCAAGTAGGACAAGTACCAATCACGACAAGACTCATCCATATCTTTGAAGAATCTGAAATACTTAGGAATCCTGAGGGAAACGGAAAGGAGTTCATCGAATTAATAAGGAAAATTAATTCCTGTGAGAATCGGGAAAAATTAAGAGAGCTTCTTGAGAAAAACCGTAGAGATCTGAAAAATAGTGAAGATGCAGATAAAGGTAAGGAAAAATCCCTAATAGAACAATACTCCCCCCTCATGAATAAACATATCCAGAACATTGAAAACCTCAAATTAGAAAAGATGAAGAAAAAATGCTGTTGTATCCTGATCCCTGCAGAATAA
- a CDS encoding cysteate synthase translates to MGRFILKCLKCGREYSQEYRLTCENDDSFLRAEYLEKKLELRKQPGIGRFHSWLPVQEELTTEAGPITYKSEALARELGLSNLYIGFSGYWPEKGAFIKTCSFKELEAHPTMQLLKESGGKAIVLASAGNTGRAFAHVSALTGTDVYIVVPDSGIPKLWLPEEPTDSIHLISMTPGNDYTDAINLAGRIAKLPGMVPEGGARNVARREGMGTVMLDAAVTIGKMPDHYFQAVGSGTGGISAWEASLRLREDGRFGSKLPKLQLTQNLPFVPMYNAWQEGRRDIIPEIDMKDAKKRIEETYATVLTNRAPPYSVTGGLYDALVDTDGIMYAVSKEEALDAKALFESLEGIDILPPSAVAAASLLKAVEAGNVGKDDTILLNIAGGGFKRLKEDFTLFQIEPEITVSNPDVPLEELKL, encoded by the coding sequence ATGGGAAGATTCATATTAAAATGTCTGAAATGCGGCAGAGAATACAGCCAGGAATACAGGCTGACCTGCGAGAATGACGACTCCTTTTTGCGGGCGGAATACCTTGAAAAAAAACTTGAGCTGAGAAAGCAGCCAGGGATAGGAAGATTTCACTCATGGCTTCCGGTTCAGGAAGAGCTTACTACCGAAGCCGGGCCCATCACGTACAAAAGCGAAGCTCTTGCGAGGGAACTTGGGCTTTCGAATCTGTACATAGGGTTCAGCGGGTACTGGCCCGAGAAAGGAGCTTTTATCAAGACCTGCAGTTTCAAAGAACTCGAAGCCCATCCTACGATGCAGCTTCTCAAGGAATCCGGGGGAAAAGCCATAGTCCTTGCCTCTGCAGGGAATACGGGGAGGGCTTTTGCACATGTTTCGGCACTTACCGGAACCGATGTTTATATCGTGGTTCCCGACTCAGGCATCCCTAAACTCTGGCTGCCTGAAGAACCGACCGATTCCATTCACCTTATCAGCATGACTCCGGGGAACGATTACACCGATGCTATCAACCTTGCAGGAAGAATTGCAAAGCTTCCTGGAATGGTCCCTGAAGGAGGAGCCAGAAACGTTGCCAGAAGAGAAGGAATGGGTACTGTAATGCTTGATGCAGCCGTAACCATAGGAAAGATGCCTGATCACTACTTCCAGGCTGTCGGAAGCGGGACGGGAGGAATCTCAGCCTGGGAAGCTTCTCTGCGCCTCAGAGAGGACGGGCGTTTTGGTTCCAAACTTCCAAAGCTCCAGCTTACCCAGAATCTCCCCTTCGTTCCCATGTATAATGCATGGCAAGAAGGCAGGAGGGATATAATTCCCGAAATTGACATGAAAGATGCAAAGAAGCGGATCGAAGAGACCTACGCCACTGTACTTACCAACCGAGCACCACCTTACTCCGTGACAGGCGGGCTCTATGACGCACTTGTCGATACGGACGGGATAATGTATGCAGTAAGCAAAGAAGAAGCCCTTGACGCAAAAGCGCTTTTTGAGTCCCTTGAAGGAATAGATATCCTTCCCCCATCTGCCGTTGCTGCTGCTTCCCTCTTAAAAGCCGTGGAAGCCGGAAATGTCGGAAAGGACGACACTATCCTCCTGAACATTGCAGGCGGAGGTTTCAAACGGCTGAAGGAAGACTTCACACTATTCCAGATTGAACCTGAAATTACTGTCTCGAACCCGGATGTGCCGCTTGAGGAACTGAAGCTCTGA
- a CDS encoding MoaD/ThiS family protein, which produces MSKRLYITIQAGEISEQTVEVAESATYEDLLDTLNINQETVLVLNGGNAVPLDGAINSDRLTILKVVTGG; this is translated from the coding sequence TTGAGTAAAAGGTTATACATAACAATTCAAGCTGGAGAGATTTCTGAGCAGACCGTAGAAGTAGCCGAGAGCGCTACCTACGAAGACCTGCTTGATACGCTGAACATAAATCAGGAAACAGTACTTGTATTAAACGGAGGGAATGCGGTTCCACTTGACGGGGCTATAAATTCCGATAGGCTTACAATCCTTAAAGTTGTTACAGGTGGCTGA